In Leptodactylus fuscus isolate aLepFus1 chromosome 2, aLepFus1.hap2, whole genome shotgun sequence, one genomic interval encodes:
- the DNAJC14 gene encoding dnaJ homolog subfamily C member 14 — MGLKKMERQISTESRGLATPVHPYCNNLHERNGAHLSRPGKNCGLSGCENVRHAGKQSSDGSADTVSGVFTNHQFNVPKHCCFRDSDRAPPHCEVAGDMWTKEFLSGEASGYNIRTEYPEISKEQKETAACDGGQESPQLVNSSCGCINDSTGSVGGTYSHIADPKCSQDCQHFSCYQQQSLDKEGGEDEFPGRLAEDDPYKGIGGRRGRRGKTRNSSRDESKKDGRQAPTSSGKHKLGRKKSHGDGRQQLRSLVPQPLLQLSKNCIQVLIDLVLLIGECVESFGMMLYIRVWQPAHDLGSLKSQFLAFGIWIKHCAKDFWVLVCYCGSWIFRVLKMLCALLFLLLMLSVRCARLCWQYIKKTVDRVGEDSNWRCWISTRLHSVWALVTQSRTCKRLVGLLGRWTGKLWPNKLTAQKESTWSSAGSSNTAGRFQPRHEVERLLSMVDIPEEDLNPFQVLGVEMDASDVELKKAYRQLAVLVHPDKNNHPRAEEAFKVLRAAWDTVSNPEKRKEYELKRMSETELAKSMNEFLTKLQDDLKEAMNSMMCSKCQGKHRRFEMDRDPANARYCAECGKMHPAEEGDFWAESSMLGLKITYFAMMQGKVFDITEWAGCQRVGISPDTHRVPYHISFGSRNPTNAGRQRAPSESNPTSVADLQNLLNRIFQGSPGQMPNGNMFTPPQQPPPQGTQSPPAPPKPDTASKSETKTKRKKKMRRPVQR, encoded by the exons ATGGGACTAAAGAAGATGGAGAGGCAAATAAGTACAGAGAGTCGTGGGCTCGCAACCCCAGTACACCCTTATTGCAATAACTTGCATGAAAGAAATGGCGCACACCTATCCAGACCAGGGAAAAACTGTGGCCTTTCTGGCTGTGAAAATGTAAGACATGCAGGTAAACAGAGTAGTGATGGCTCAGCAGACACGGTATCAGGGGTGTTCACAAACCATCAGTTTAATGTGCCTAAGCACTGCTGCTTCCGAGATTCTGACAGAGCGCCACCACATTGTGAAGTGGCAGGAGACATGTGGACTAAAGAATTTCTCTCTGGTGAAGCCTCTGGATACAATATTAGAACTGaatatcctgaaatctcaaaagaGCAAAAGGAAACTGCAGCTTGTGACGGTGGTCAAGAATCACCCCAACTTGTCAATTCTAGTTGCGGGTGTATTAATGATAGTACTGGATCAGTTGGCGGTACATACTCTCATATTGCCGATCCTAAATGTAGCCAGGACTGCCAGCATTTTTCCTGCTACCAGCAGCAGTCATTGGACAAAGAAGGAGGTGAAGATGAGTTTCCTGGGAGATTAGCAGAGGATGATCCCTACAAAGGAATAGGTGGAAGAAGAGGTCGTAGAGGAAAAACCCGGAACAGTTCAAGGGATGAGTCTAAAAAAGATGGTCGTCAAGCTCCTACTTCTAGCGGCAAGCACAAACTGGGTCGCAAGAAAAGTCATGGGGATGGGAGACAGCAGCTGAGATCCCTTGTTCCGCAGCCATTGCTTCAGTTATCGAAAAATTGTATTCAGGTTCTTATCGATTTGGTACTGTTGATAGGTGAATGTGTGGAGTCATTCGGCATGATGTTGTATATCAGGGTGTGGCAACCTGCTCATGACTTGGGCAGTTTAAAAAGTCAATTTTTGGCCTTTGGAATATGGATAAAACATTGTGCTAAGGATTTTTGGGTCCTTGTTTGCTATTGTGGATCATGGATTTTTCGTGTGCTGAAGATGTTGTGTGCACTGCTCTTCCTGCTGCTTATGCTTTCAGTGCGCTGTGCTCGACTTTGTTGGCAGTATATTAAGAAAACAGTGGACAGAGTTGGAGAAGACAGCAACTGGAGATGTTGGATTTCTACAAGATTGCATTCAGTCTGGGCCTTAGTAACTCAAAGCAGGACCTGTAAACGTTTAGTCGGTCTACTTGGAAGATGGACAGGGAAATTATGGCCTAATAAGTTGACTGCACAAAAAGAGTCTACTTGGTCTTCAGCAGGATCATCTAATACTGCAGGCCGCTTCCAGCCCAGACATGAAGTAGAACGATTGCTTTCTATGGTCGATATTCCTGAGGAGGATTTAAATCCATTTCAAGTGTTGGGAGTAGAGATGGACGCTAGTGATGTAGAGCTTAAAAAGGCTTACCGGCAGCTGGCTGTATTG GTCCATCCAGACAAGAATAATCACCCCCGTGCAGAAGAAGCTTTTAAGGTTTTACGTGCTGCATGGGACACCGTCAGTAACCCAGAGAAGAGGAAAGAGTATGAACT GAAGCGGATGTCTGAAACTGAGCTGGCTAAGTCTATGAATGAATTTCTCACCAAGCTGCAAGATGATCTAAAAGAGGCAATGAACAGCATGATGTGCAGCAAGTGTCAGGGAAAGCACAG GAGATTTGAAATGGACCGAGATCCTGCCAATGCCCGCTATTGTGCTGAATGTGGAAAAATGCACCCTGCAGAAGAGGGAGACTTCTGGGCAGAATCAAGTATGCTTGGCCTCAAGATCACCTATTTTGCAATGATGCAGGGCAAAGTGTTTGATATAACAG AGTGGGCAGGATGCCAACGTGTGGGAATCTCACCAGACACTCACCGGGTTCCATATCACATTTCATTTGGCTCAAGAAATCCTACAAACGCAGGACGACAAAg AGCTCCATCAGAAAGCAACCCGACCTCTGTTGCTGATTTACAGAATCTCTTAAACAGGATATTCCAAGGATCTCCTGGTCAGATGCCCAATGGGAACATGTTCACACCTCCGCAGCAACCACCACCACAGGGAACTCAGTCTCCTCCTGCTCCACCTAAACCTGACACTGCATCTAAGAGTGAAACAAAGACAAAGCGAAAGAAGAAAATGAGGCGCCCTGTACAGAGATGA
- the ORMDL2 gene encoding ORM1-like protein 2, translating into MNVGVAHSEVNPNTRVLNSRGIWLAYIILVGFLHIILLSFPFFSVPVVWTLTNVIHNLVMYLFLHTVKGTPFETPDQGKARLLTHWEQMDYGIQFTSSRKFLTITPIVLYLLASFYTKYDAVHFLINTLSLLSVLLPKLPQFHGVRIFGINKY; encoded by the exons ATGAATGTTGGGGTGGCACATAGTGAGGTGAACCCCAATACTCGGGTATTGAATAGTCGAGGAATATGGCTGGCCTACATTATTTTAGTAGGCTTTCTTCACATAATCCTTTTGAGCTTTCCCTTCTTCAGTGTTCCTGTTGTTTGGACCTTGACTAACGTCATTCACAATCTT GTAATGTACCTGTTCCTGCATACAGTGAAAGGCACTCCATTTGAGACCCCTGACCAGGGTAAAGCACGACTCCTTACTCATTGGGAGCAGATGGATTATGGCATCCAGTTCACTTCTTCTCGCAAATTTCTTACCATAACACCGATTGTTTT ATACCTCCTTGCCAGCTTTTACACCAAATAtgatgctgtccatttccttatcAACACATTATCACTGCTCAGTGTCCTTCTTCCCAAACTCCCGCAGTTCCACGGAGTCCGGATATTTGGGATCAATAAATACTGA